A stretch of Henckelia pumila isolate YLH828 chromosome 4, ASM3356847v2, whole genome shotgun sequence DNA encodes these proteins:
- the LOC140864726 gene encoding pentatricopeptide repeat-containing protein At1g02150-like — MLLQPTTSKPTSNFHHRGQDYGSIFSKTSYSISFSSPLLRKTSGRDKNLVFFSCSSVSRVQSYGRVGFGWRSALKWSDVYKKISTMEGQNMGSASVLNEAENEGRSLSKWDLHRVVKELRKFRRYKSALEVLEWMNNRAEKYRVGSSEAAIQLDLIAKLYGAVSAEQYFLNLPDTLKDKRVYGALLNAYAQARMREKAETLMNKMRNRGYASHTLPCNVMMTLYLTLEDHEKVESLVQEMKNEHIELDMYSYNIWLSSRGSQGSAEKMEQVFEKMRLDTTTSPNWTTFSTMATVYIKLKQFEKAKNCLRMIETRITGQERVPYHYLISLYASAGSKADVYRMWNIYKAAFVRILNLGYQTMISSLIRLDDIDGAEEIYDEWLSVMSVYDPKVGNLLLGSYVRNRLSEKAETLFDQMVDMGGKPNAMTLEILAEDHINNGRIPEALSYLKNATLATGSKSWKPKPTTISSILNISEQEADTATKDALLKILRLAGCLDDESYMSCIPISIGGTLKNRNLAQGT, encoded by the exons ATGCTCCTTCAACCCACCACTTCAAAACCCACTTCAAATTTTCACCACCGAGGACAAGATTATGGTTCTATATTCTCAAAAACCTCTTATTCTATCTCATTTTCATCTCCACTTCTTCGAAAAACCAGTGGAAGGGATAAAAATCTTGTCTTTTTCTCATGTTCTTCCGTGTCACGGGTTCAAAGTTATGGAAGAGTTGGATTTGGGTGGAGGTCTGCGTTGAAATGGAGTGATGTATACAAGAAAATATCAACGATGGAGGGTCAGAATATGGGCTCTGCTTCGGTGTTAAATGAAGCAGAAAACGAGGGCAGGAGTCTCTCAAAATGGGATCTTCATAGAGTTGTAAAGGAGCTCAGGAAGTTCAGGCGATATAAATCTGCTCTTGAG GTGCTTGAGTGGATGAACAACAGAGCAGAGAAGTACAGAGTAGGCAGCAGTGAGGCTGCAATTCAGCTGGATTTAATTGCCAAATTATATGGTGCTGTAAGTGCTGAACAATATTTCCTGAACTTGCCAGATACCTTGAAAGATAAAAGAGTATATGGTGCTCTTTTGAACGCGTATGCACAAGCAAGGATGAGGGAAAAAGCCGAAACTCTAATGAACAAAATGAGAAATCGAGGTTATGCTAGCCATACACTTCCATGCAATGTCATGATGACCCTCTATTTGACTCTTGAAGATCATGAAAAGGTTGAGTCACTGGTTCAAGAAATGAAGAATGAACATATAGAATTAGATATGTACTCCTATAACATCTGGTTGTCATCTCGCGGGTCTCAAGGATCCGCTGAGAAAATGGAACAAGTTTTTGAAAAGATGCGACTGGATACTACCACGAGTCCGAATTGGACCACCTTCAGCACAATGGCAACAGTGTATATTAAGTTAAAACAATTTGAGAAAGCTAAAAATTGTTTGAGGATGATTGAAACTAGGATTACAGGTCAGGAACGTGTGCCGTATCATTATCTCATTAGTTTGTATGCCAGTGCCGGTAGCAAAGCGGATGTTTATCGTATGTGGAACATTTACAAGGCTGCCTTTGTCAGGATTCTGAATTTGGGGTACCAGACCATGATCTCTTCTCTTATAAGATTGGACGACATTGATGGTGCTGAGGAAATCTACGATGAATGGCTTTCAGTGATGTCAGTCTATGACCCTAAAGTTGGAAATCTTCTGTTGGGTTCATACGTTAGAAATAGGCTTTCTGAAAAAGCGGAAACCCTTTTCGACCAAATGGTTGACATGGGAGGAAAACCAAATGCAATGACTTTGGAGATTCTTGCAGAAGACCATATCAACAATGGGAGGATCCCTGAGGCATTATCTTACTTAAAGAATGCCACTTTGGCTACGGGCTCCAAGAGCTGGAAGCCAAAACCCACGACCATATCCTCGATTCTCAACATTTCGGAGCAAGAGGCAGATACAGCTACTAAGGATGCCTTATTAAAGATCTTGAGGCTAGCAGGTTGTCTTGATGATGAAAGTTACATGTCATGCATTCC
- the LOC140862815 gene encoding uncharacterized protein — protein sequence MKYYLRSCSIYSQDVHSLCYSLCFEMARRHDPRAVTPPPPPPAPQVDIGGQVLAGLARILERHVDAPVARSETTYEQFRKMNPKDFAGTTDPLIAEGWIRSLEVIFRYMQMGDPDRVRCAVFLLQDDAALWWEGMEKIVNPATLPWAEFKKLFFEKYFTADVRARLKTEFMSLRQGDLSVAQFVVKFERGCHFVPLIGDDEKEKLEHFLVGLRPTILRACTQNLSSAWATERLKLLWTVPTSIDVQRS from the exons atgaagtattatttgagatcttgtagtatttatagccaggatgtgcattccctgtgctacagcttatgttttgaa atggctcgtcgtcatgatccgCGTGCAGTTACGCCTCCACCGCCTCCACCGGCGCCGCAGGTGGATATAGGAGGGCAGGTGCTAGCAGGATTGGCCCGTATCCTCGAGCGTCATGTGGATGCTCCTGTTGCTAGATCGGAGACTACTTATGAGCAGTTTcggaagatgaatccgaaggacttcgctggcaccactgatccgttgatagcggagggttggatccgctcccttgaggtgatctttcgctatatgcagatgggagatccagatagagtgagatgtgctgtgtttctcctccaggatgatgccgccctctggtgggagggtatggagaagattgtgaacccagctactctaccttgggctgagttcaagaagttgttctttgagaagtactttactgctgatgtgagagcccgtttgaagacggagtttatgagcttgagGCAGGGTGATCTGTCGGTAGCCCAGTTCGTGGTGAAGTTTGAGAGAGGCTGCCATTTCGTGCCGttgattggagatgatgagaaagagaagctggagcactttcttgtagggcttcgacctaccatcc TTAGAGCTTGTACACAAAATTTGTCATCGGCTTGGGCAACTGAGCGGCTTAAGCTTTTATGGACAGTTCCAACTTCTATAGATGTTCAACGATCTTGA